One stretch of Ananas comosus cultivar F153 linkage group 6, ASM154086v1, whole genome shotgun sequence DNA includes these proteins:
- the LOC109711938 gene encoding potassium transporter 26-like encodes MEDATRGEATIIELGNGSRDNHEEVVDGEAVADVKPASQLFSFGSAYKLPQRKPANYTTVQTLLLGYQSLGVVYGDLGTSPLYVFSSVTLSNPGEEDILGIMSLIFWTLTAMSLIKYVMIVLHADDHGEGGTFALYSILRQHINFKDKMIMPSTRLDSDINLRFHSKSSGLRSKAQKFFEENSKVQTVITCVVLLGTCMLIGDGALTPAISVLSAVQGIQSRSTKITQNHVVLLSVVILFLLFLFQRFGTSKVSFSFSPIMLLWFSFCALIGLYNMVKYYPSVLKALSPHYIYYYFVRNKAKGWKLLGAVALCITGAEAMFADLGHFSKRGIQLAFTTVVYPSLILTYGGEAAFLIKNPDKLSTAFYSSVPEPIFWPMFVVSTLAAVVASQALISASFSIIRQSIALGCFPRVTMIHTSDKYEGQVYSPEVNYFLMVACILITVGFRGGAEIGNAFGVAVIWVMLITTFLMVVVMIVIWETKLILVALFFVSFLTIEGVYMTSLLNKIVEGGWVPFAISAFFIVITLSWTYGRSKRSEYEATKKMDMQEFDKLVGSSTRVPGVCFFCTDLMNGIPPIVRHYVQHIESLREVMVFITARILPVRSVLPEERFVVAKVGPNGVYRCLVQYGYMDNHNMEGDEYAESVISALKEIAESEQEIEKLHLSLNKGVIFVLGRIILKMSNKHSCFERFVIDHLYRFLQKNFRSNVATLRIPPGKILQVGMLYEI; translated from the exons ATGGAAGACGCGACAAGAGGCGAGGCAACGATCATAGAACTCGGCAACGGCTCTCGTGATAACCACGAAGAGGTCGTTGACGGAGAGGCCGTCGCCGATGTCAAACCGGCCTCACAACTTTTCAGCTTCGGCTCCGCCTATAAATTGCCACAGCGTAAACCTGCT AATTACACTACGGTGCAGACGCTGTTGCTGGGGTATCAGTCGCTTGGTGTGGTTTACGGGGATCTCGGCACGTCGCCGCTTTACGTGTTCTCTTCGGTCACCTTGTCGAACCCCGGAGAGGAAGACATATTAGGTATTATGAGCTTAATCTTTTGGACGCTTACGGCGATGAGTTTGATCAAGTACGTTATGATCGTCCTGCATGCGGATGATCACGGAGAAG GTGGGACTTTTGCATTGTATTCCATTTTGCGCCAACATATAAATTTCAAGGATAAGATGATCATGCCAAGTACGAGGCTGGACTCGGATATAAATCTGCGGTTTCATAGTAAAAGCAGTGGGTTACGGTCGAAAGCGCAGAAATTCTTCGAAGAGAACTCCAAAGTACAGACTGTTATTACCTGTGTAGTATTGCTTGGAACCTGCATGCTGATAGGCGACGGAGCCCTCACTCCTGCGATCTCAG TTCTCTCTGCTGTTCAAGGAATCCAGTCGAGATCCACAAAGATAACGCAAA ATCACGTCGTCCTCCTATCGGTGGTAATTctgttcctcctcttcctcttccaaaGATTCGGCACGAGCAAAGTCAGCTTCTCCTTCTCCCCAATCATGCTCCTGTGGTTTTCCTTCTGTGCACTAATTGGACTCTACAATATGGTCAAGTATTACCCATCAGTTCTCAAAGCACTATCACCTCATTACATATACTACTATTTTGTGAGAAACAAAGCCAAGGGTTGGAAGCTCCTTGGTGCAGTTGCGCTGTGCATAACAG GTGCCGAAGCAATGTTTGCTGATTTGGGTCACTTCAGCAAGAGAGGAATTCAG ttggcTTTTACGACAGTAGTATATCCCTCGCTGATCCTGACATATGGGGGAGAAGCTGCATTTTTGATCAAGAACCCCGACAAACTAAGCACGGCTTTCTACAGTTCGGTGCCTGAGCCTATTTTCTGGCCAATGTTTGTGGTGAGCACTTTGGCTGCTGTCGTTGCCAGCCAAGCGTTAATATCCGCAAGCTTCTCCATCATTAGGCAATCGATTGCGCTCGGTTGCTTCCCGCGAGTGACCATGATACATACCTCGGATAAGTACGAAGGCCAAGTTTACTCCCCTGAAGTGAATTACTTCTTGATGGTTGCGTGCATACTAATCACAGTGGGCTTCAGGGGTGGTGCAGAGATTGGAAATGCATTTG GAGTTGCGGTGATTTGGGTAATGCTTATCACAACATTTCTAATGGTTGTTGTGATGATCGTCATTTGGGAAACAAAGCTAATCCTTGTAGCACTATTCTTCGTTTCCTTCCTCACGATCGAAGGCGTCTACATGACGTCGCTACTGAACAAGATTGTGGAAGGCGGGTGGGTCCCCTTCGCAATCTCAGCCTTTTTCATTGTGATTACTCTATCATGGACATATGGGAGGAGCAAAAGAAGTGAATACGAAGCAACAAAGAAAATGGACATGCAAGAATTCGACAAATTAGTAGGGAGCAGCACACGTGTGCCAGGCGTTTGCTTCTTCTGCACCGACCTAATGAACGGAATCCCTCCAATAGTTCGACATTACGTACAGCACATTGAAAGCCTTCGCGAAGTGATGGTTTTCATCACGGCTCGAATCCTTCCGGTCAGATCAGTACTTCCGGAGGAAAGGTTTGTTGTAGCCAAAGTAGGTCCTAATGGAGTGTATAGATGTTTGGTTCAATATGGTTATATGGATAACCATAACATGGAAGGGGATGAGTATGCTGAATCAGTGATCTCCGCCTTGAAAGAGATCGCTGAGAGCGAACAGGAGATCGAGAAGCTTCATTTGTCTTTGAATAAAGGGGTAATTTTTGTTCTCGGGAGGATCATTTTGAAGATGAGCAACAAGCATAGCTGCTTCGAAAGGTTTGTTATAGACCATCTATATAGGTTCTTGCAGAAGAACTTCAGGTCTAATGTCGCCACGCTGAGAATCCCACCAGGAAAGATTTTGCAGGTTGGGATGTTATACGAGATCTGA
- the LOC109711939 gene encoding uncharacterized protein LOC109711939 isoform X1 has translation MSTSEAPAEAAEEVAAPRWRGLEGKVVMVTGASSGIGREFCVDLARAGCRIVAAARRRDRLRSLCEEINGSGDRAVSAVRSVAVELDVSAEEPGIEASVERAWNAFGRIDALVNNAGIRGEVHSTLDLSVDEWNSLMRTNLTGLWLVTKHVCRRMQDAKLRGSVINISSIVGLNRGQLPGGIAYTGSKTGVNSISKVMALELGAYNIRVNSVAPGLFKSEITAGLMERRWLNTVTERTVPLRMLGTSNPALTSLIRYLIHDSSDYVTGNTFVVDAGATLPDLYSLFTGMTCSAA, from the exons ATGTCGACGTCTGAGGCCCCGGCGGAGGCTgcggaggaggtggcggcgccGCGGTGGAGGGGGTTGGAGGGGAAGGTGGTGATGGTGACGGGAGCCTCCTCGGGTATCGGCCGCGAGTTCTGCGTCGACCTCGCGCGCGCGGGGTGTAGGATCGTGGCCGCGGCGCGGAGGAGGGATCGGCTGAGATCGCTCTGCGAGGAGATCAACGGCTCGGGGGATCGGGCGGTCTCGGCCGTCCGATCGGTGGCCGTGGAGCTCGACGTGAGCGCGGAGGAACCGGGGATCGAAGCTTCGGTGGAGAGGGCGTGGAATGCGTTCGGGAGGATCGATGCTTTGGTGAACAACGCTGGGATCAGAG GTGAAGTTCATTCAACACTGGATCTGTCTGTGGATGAATGGAACAGTTTAATGAGAACAAATCTAACTGGATTATGGCTTGTAACCAAGCACGTGTGCCGGCGCATGCAAGATGCAAAGCTCAGAGGATCAGTGATCAATATCTCGTCTATCGTTGGCCTTAATCGTGGACAATTGCCTGGAGGAATTGCATATACTGGATCAAAAACAGGCGTAAATTCCATTTCTAAG GTGATGGCCTTGGAGCTAGGAGCATATAACATCAGGGTTAACTCGGTAGCACCTGGGTTGTTTAAATCTGAGATAACCGCTGGTCTAATGGAAAGACGATGGCTCAACACTGTGACCGAAAGAACTGTTCCATTAAGAATGCTCGGCACGTCCAATCCGGCACTGACCTCTCTGATCCGTTATCTGATTCACGACTCCTCAGATTATGTGACAGGAAACACTTTTGTTGTCGATGCGGGTGCCACGCTACCAG ATCTTTATAGTTTGTTCACAGGAATGACATGTTCTGCAGCATAG
- the LOC109711939 gene encoding uncharacterized protein LOC109711939 isoform X5, which translates to MSTSEAPAEAAEEVAAPRWRGLEGKVVMVTGASSGIGREFCVDLARAGCRIVAAARRRDRLRSLCEEINGSGDRAVSAVRSVAVELDVSAEEPGIEASVERAWNAFGRIDALVNNAGIRGEVHSTLDLSVDEWNSLMRTNLTGLWLVTKHVCRRMQDAKLRGSVINISSIVGLNRGQLPGGIAYTGSKTGVNSISKVMALELGAYNIRVNSVAPGLFKSEITAGLMERRWLNTVTERTVPLRMLGTSNPALTSLIRYLIHDSSDYVTGNTFVVDAGATLPA; encoded by the exons ATGTCGACGTCTGAGGCCCCGGCGGAGGCTgcggaggaggtggcggcgccGCGGTGGAGGGGGTTGGAGGGGAAGGTGGTGATGGTGACGGGAGCCTCCTCGGGTATCGGCCGCGAGTTCTGCGTCGACCTCGCGCGCGCGGGGTGTAGGATCGTGGCCGCGGCGCGGAGGAGGGATCGGCTGAGATCGCTCTGCGAGGAGATCAACGGCTCGGGGGATCGGGCGGTCTCGGCCGTCCGATCGGTGGCCGTGGAGCTCGACGTGAGCGCGGAGGAACCGGGGATCGAAGCTTCGGTGGAGAGGGCGTGGAATGCGTTCGGGAGGATCGATGCTTTGGTGAACAACGCTGGGATCAGAG GTGAAGTTCATTCAACACTGGATCTGTCTGTGGATGAATGGAACAGTTTAATGAGAACAAATCTAACTGGATTATGGCTTGTAACCAAGCACGTGTGCCGGCGCATGCAAGATGCAAAGCTCAGAGGATCAGTGATCAATATCTCGTCTATCGTTGGCCTTAATCGTGGACAATTGCCTGGAGGAATTGCATATACTGGATCAAAAACAGGCGTAAATTCCATTTCTAAG GTGATGGCCTTGGAGCTAGGAGCATATAACATCAGGGTTAACTCGGTAGCACCTGGGTTGTTTAAATCTGAGATAACCGCTGGTCTAATGGAAAGACGATGGCTCAACACTGTGACCGAAAGAACTGTTCCATTAAGAATGCTCGGCACGTCCAATCCGGCACTGACCTCTCTGATCCGTTATCTGATTCACGACTCCTCAGATTATGTGACAGGAAACACTTTTGTTGTCGATGCGGGTGCCACGCTACCAG CATAG
- the LOC109711939 gene encoding uncharacterized protein LOC109711939 isoform X3 has protein sequence MSTSEAPAEAAEEVAAPRWRGLEGKVVMVTGASSGIGREFCVDLARAGCRIVAAARRRDRLRSLCEEINGSGDRAVSAVRSVAVELDVSAEEPGIEASVERAWNAFGRIDALVNNAGIRGEVHSTLDLSVDEWNSLMRTNLTGLWLVTKHVCRRMQDAKLRGSVINISSIVGLNRGQLPGGIAYTGSKTGVNSISKVMALELGAYNIRVNSVAPGLFKSEITAGLMERRWLNTVTERTVPLRMLGTSNPALTSLIRYLIHDSSDYVTGNTFVVDAGATLPESN, from the exons ATGTCGACGTCTGAGGCCCCGGCGGAGGCTgcggaggaggtggcggcgccGCGGTGGAGGGGGTTGGAGGGGAAGGTGGTGATGGTGACGGGAGCCTCCTCGGGTATCGGCCGCGAGTTCTGCGTCGACCTCGCGCGCGCGGGGTGTAGGATCGTGGCCGCGGCGCGGAGGAGGGATCGGCTGAGATCGCTCTGCGAGGAGATCAACGGCTCGGGGGATCGGGCGGTCTCGGCCGTCCGATCGGTGGCCGTGGAGCTCGACGTGAGCGCGGAGGAACCGGGGATCGAAGCTTCGGTGGAGAGGGCGTGGAATGCGTTCGGGAGGATCGATGCTTTGGTGAACAACGCTGGGATCAGAG GTGAAGTTCATTCAACACTGGATCTGTCTGTGGATGAATGGAACAGTTTAATGAGAACAAATCTAACTGGATTATGGCTTGTAACCAAGCACGTGTGCCGGCGCATGCAAGATGCAAAGCTCAGAGGATCAGTGATCAATATCTCGTCTATCGTTGGCCTTAATCGTGGACAATTGCCTGGAGGAATTGCATATACTGGATCAAAAACAGGCGTAAATTCCATTTCTAAG GTGATGGCCTTGGAGCTAGGAGCATATAACATCAGGGTTAACTCGGTAGCACCTGGGTTGTTTAAATCTGAGATAACCGCTGGTCTAATGGAAAGACGATGGCTCAACACTGTGACCGAAAGAACTGTTCCATTAAGAATGCTCGGCACGTCCAATCCGGCACTGACCTCTCTGATCCGTTATCTGATTCACGACTCCTCAGATTATGTGACAGGAAACACTTTTGTTGTCGATGCGGGTGCCACGCTACCAG AGTCCAATTAG
- the LOC109711939 gene encoding uncharacterized protein LOC109711939 isoform X4: protein MSTSEAPAEAAEEVAAPRWRGLEGKVVMVTGASSGIGREFCVDLARAGCRIVAAARRRDRLRSLCEEINGSGDRAVSAVRSVAVELDVSAEEPGIEASVERAWNAFGRIDALVNNAGIRGEVHSTLDLSVDEWNSLMRTNLTGLWLVTKHVCRRMQDAKLRGSVINISSIVGLNRGQLPGGIAYTGSKTGVNSISKVMALELGAYNIRVNSVAPGLFKSEITAGLMERRWLNTVTERTVPLRMLGTSNPALTSLIRYLIHDSSDYVTGNTFVVDAGATLPGII from the exons ATGTCGACGTCTGAGGCCCCGGCGGAGGCTgcggaggaggtggcggcgccGCGGTGGAGGGGGTTGGAGGGGAAGGTGGTGATGGTGACGGGAGCCTCCTCGGGTATCGGCCGCGAGTTCTGCGTCGACCTCGCGCGCGCGGGGTGTAGGATCGTGGCCGCGGCGCGGAGGAGGGATCGGCTGAGATCGCTCTGCGAGGAGATCAACGGCTCGGGGGATCGGGCGGTCTCGGCCGTCCGATCGGTGGCCGTGGAGCTCGACGTGAGCGCGGAGGAACCGGGGATCGAAGCTTCGGTGGAGAGGGCGTGGAATGCGTTCGGGAGGATCGATGCTTTGGTGAACAACGCTGGGATCAGAG GTGAAGTTCATTCAACACTGGATCTGTCTGTGGATGAATGGAACAGTTTAATGAGAACAAATCTAACTGGATTATGGCTTGTAACCAAGCACGTGTGCCGGCGCATGCAAGATGCAAAGCTCAGAGGATCAGTGATCAATATCTCGTCTATCGTTGGCCTTAATCGTGGACAATTGCCTGGAGGAATTGCATATACTGGATCAAAAACAGGCGTAAATTCCATTTCTAAG GTGATGGCCTTGGAGCTAGGAGCATATAACATCAGGGTTAACTCGGTAGCACCTGGGTTGTTTAAATCTGAGATAACCGCTGGTCTAATGGAAAGACGATGGCTCAACACTGTGACCGAAAGAACTGTTCCATTAAGAATGCTCGGCACGTCCAATCCGGCACTGACCTCTCTGATCCGTTATCTGATTCACGACTCCTCAGATTATGTGACAGGAAACACTTTTGTTGTCGATGCGGGTGCCACGCTACCAG GCATCATCTGA
- the LOC109711939 gene encoding uncharacterized protein LOC109711939 isoform X2: MSTSEAPAEAAEEVAAPRWRGLEGKVVMVTGASSGIGREFCVDLARAGCRIVAAARRRDRLRSLCEEINGSGDRAVSAVRSVAVELDVSAEEPGIEASVERAWNAFGRIDALVNNAGIRGEVHSTLDLSVDEWNSLMRTNLTGLWLVTKHVCRRMQDAKLRGSVINISSIVGLNRGQLPGGIAYTGSKTGVNSISKVMALELGAYNIRVNSVAPGLFKSEITAGLMERRWLNTVTERTVPLRMLGTSNPALTSLIRYLIHDSSDYVTGNTFVVDAGATLPGVPIYSSL, encoded by the exons ATGTCGACGTCTGAGGCCCCGGCGGAGGCTgcggaggaggtggcggcgccGCGGTGGAGGGGGTTGGAGGGGAAGGTGGTGATGGTGACGGGAGCCTCCTCGGGTATCGGCCGCGAGTTCTGCGTCGACCTCGCGCGCGCGGGGTGTAGGATCGTGGCCGCGGCGCGGAGGAGGGATCGGCTGAGATCGCTCTGCGAGGAGATCAACGGCTCGGGGGATCGGGCGGTCTCGGCCGTCCGATCGGTGGCCGTGGAGCTCGACGTGAGCGCGGAGGAACCGGGGATCGAAGCTTCGGTGGAGAGGGCGTGGAATGCGTTCGGGAGGATCGATGCTTTGGTGAACAACGCTGGGATCAGAG GTGAAGTTCATTCAACACTGGATCTGTCTGTGGATGAATGGAACAGTTTAATGAGAACAAATCTAACTGGATTATGGCTTGTAACCAAGCACGTGTGCCGGCGCATGCAAGATGCAAAGCTCAGAGGATCAGTGATCAATATCTCGTCTATCGTTGGCCTTAATCGTGGACAATTGCCTGGAGGAATTGCATATACTGGATCAAAAACAGGCGTAAATTCCATTTCTAAG GTGATGGCCTTGGAGCTAGGAGCATATAACATCAGGGTTAACTCGGTAGCACCTGGGTTGTTTAAATCTGAGATAACCGCTGGTCTAATGGAAAGACGATGGCTCAACACTGTGACCGAAAGAACTGTTCCATTAAGAATGCTCGGCACGTCCAATCCGGCACTGACCTCTCTGATCCGTTATCTGATTCACGACTCCTCAGATTATGTGACAGGAAACACTTTTGTTGTCGATGCGGGTGCCACGCTACCAGGTGTACCTATTTATTCTTCATTATGA
- the LOC109711848 gene encoding uncharacterized protein LOC109711848, with translation MHHLTSLSPSLRFSSSSSSSSSSAAALSKNLLSSLLPSSPRILRSPPPRKRLSSPFDRRRSPPPPLRRMSGIAFAAGEGISGVAPMESPASAAVGVGAARAESARLKLEELNWDHSFVRELPGDPRTDKIPREVLHACYTKVSPSAEVEDPKLVAWSESVANLLDLDPKEFERPDFPLIFSGAAPLVGGLPYAQCYGGHQFGVWAGQLGDGRAITLGELINSRGERWELQLKGAGKTPYSRFADGLAVLRSSIREFLCSEAMNGLGIPTTRALCLVTTGKYVVRDMFYDGNPKDEPGAIVCRVAQSFLRFGSYQIHASRGKEDLDIVRVLADYTIRHHFPHLENLKKSESLSFDAAQGDSPSIDLTSNKYAAWAVEVAERTASLVARWQGVGFTHGVLNTDNMSVLGLTIDYGPFGFLDAFDPSYTPNTTDLPGRRYCFANQPDIGLWNIAQFGTTLSAAKLISKDEANYAMERYGTKFMDEYQYIMTKKLGLTKYNKQLISKLLNNLAVDKVDYTNFFRLLSNIKADPNIPENELLVPLKAVLLDIGKERKEAWISWLQTYIEELVSSGIPDEERKAAMNSVNPKYVLRNYLCQSAIDAAEQGDYEEVRRLLKVMERPYDEQPGMEKYARLPPAWAYRPGVCMLSCSS, from the exons ATGCACCATCTCacttctctctccccctctctccgtttctcctcctcctcctcctcctcctcctcctctgccgcagCTCTCTCCAAGaacctcctctcctctctcctcccttcCTCTCCTCGTATACTACGATCGCCGCCCCCTCGGAAGCGCCTCTCTTCGCCGTTCGATCGCCGGCgatcgcctcctcctcccctccggCGAATGAGCGGGATCGCTTTCGCGGCCGGAGAAGGGATCTCGGGCGTCGCGCCAATGGAATCTCCGGCGTCGGCCGCCGTGGGCGTTGGAGCGGCGCGTGCGGAGAGTGCTCGCCTGAAGCTGGAGGAGCTGAACTGGGACCACTCGTTCGTGCGGGAGCTTCCCGGCGATCCGAGAACCGATAAGATTCCGAGAGAA GTCTTACATGCTTGTTACACCAAAGTGTCTCCATCAGCAGAAGTGGAAGACCCTAAGCTTGTGGCTTGGTCTGAGTCAGTTGCTAATTTGCTTGATTTGGATCCTAAAGA ATTTGAAAGACCAGATTTCCCATTAATATTCTCTGGAGCGGCTCCTCTGGTTGGAGG GTTGCCGTATGCCCAGTGCTATGGTGGGCATCAGTTTGGTGTGTGGGCTGGTCAATTGGGTGATGGACGTGCAATTACTCTTGGTGAGCTTATAAATTCCCGAGGAGAAAGGTGGGAACTACAGCTCAAAGGTGCCGGCAAGACTCCCTACAGTCGCTTTGCAGATGGTCTCGCTGTTCTCCGTAGTAGTATACGTGAGTTCTTGTGCAGTGAAGCTATGAATGGCCTGGGTATTCCTACGACTCGCGCCCTTTGCCTAGTCACTACTGGCAAATATGTCGTCCGAGACATGTTTTATGA TGGCAATCCAAAAGATGAACCTGGTGCGATTGTCTGCCGTGTTGCGCAATCCTTTTTGCGGTTTGGCTCATACCAAATTCATGCCTCTAGAGGCAAAGAAGACCTTGACATAGTCCGTGTTTTGGCTGACTATACAATTCGACATCACTTTCCCCATCTTGAAAATCTTAAAAAGAGTGAAAGCTTGTCCTTTGATGCTGCTCAAGGGGATTCGCCATCAATTGATTTGACGTCCAATAAGTATGCAG CATGGGCAGTTGAGGTTGCTGAGCGCACTGCTTCCCTTGTTGCCAGATGGCAAGGTGTGGGCTTCACTCATGGTGTGCTCAACACAGACAACATGAGTGTCTTGGGCCTAACTATTGATTATGGACCTTTTGGCTTCTTGGATGCATTTGATCCAAGCTATACACCAAATACCACTGATCTTCCCGGGCGGAGGTATTGTTTTGCGAACCAACCAGACATTGGCTTGTGGAACATTGCACAATTTGGAACAACTTTATCTGCTGCCAAACTTATCAGCAAGGATGAGGCTAACTATGCCATGGAAAG GTATGGAACCAAATTCATGGACGAGTACCAATATATAATGACCAAAAAGCTTGGTCTAACTAAATACAATAAGCAGCTAATCAGTAAGCTTCTTAACAACTTGGCTGTTGACAAAGTTGACTACACAAACTTCTTCCGGTTGCTTTCGAACATAAAAGCGGACCCTAACATTCCGGAAAACGAGTTGCTTGTGCCCCTCAAGGCTGTTCTCTTAGACATTgggaaggaaagaaaagaagcatgGATTAGTTGGTTGCAGACTTACATTGAAGAG TTGGTCTCGAGTGGCATTCCAGATGAAGAAAGAAAGGCTGCGATGAACTCTGTTAACCCTAAATACGTTCTTCGGAACTATCTGTGTCAGAGTGCTATTGATGCGGCCGAACAAGGTGATTACGAGGAAGTCCGTAGGCTGTTGAAAGTCATGGAACGCCCGTATGATGAACAGCCAGGGATGGAGAAGTACGCGCGGTTGCCGCCAGCATGGGCCTACAGGCCAGGCGTGTGCATGCTATCATGCTCTTCTTGA
- the LOC109711852 gene encoding uncharacterized protein LOC109711852: MESSTVETSDGVKLHARVFKPADPAAENLAVVLVHPYTVLGGFQGLLRGIATGLAERGYLAVTFDMRGAGRSSGRASLTGFAEVNDAVAVCKWVAQTLSPDGIVLVGSSAGAPIAGSAVDKIEEVLGYVSIGYPFGLTASILFGRHHQAILQSEKPKLFIMGTKDGFTSVKQLQNKLKSAAGRVETHLIEGIGHFQMEGPAYDAQMVDLIVEFIKSLQKK, from the exons ATGGAGTCGTCGACGGTGGAGACGAGCGACGGGGTGAAGCTCCACGCGCGGGTCTTCAAGCCCGCGGATCCCGCGGCGGAGAACCTGGCGGTGGTGCTCGTCCACCCCTACACGGTGCTGGGCGGGTTCCAGGGCCTGCTCCGCGGCATCGCCACCGGGCTCGCCGAGCGGGGCTACCTCGCCGTCACCTTCGACATGCGGGGCGCCGGCCGATCCTCCGGCCGGGCCTCCCTCACCGGCTTCGCCGAGGTCAACGACGCCGTCGCCGTCTGCAAGTGGGTCGCCCAAACCCTATCCCCCGACGGCATCGTCTTGGTCGGCTCTTCCGCCG GAGCACCAATTGCAGGTTCTGCAGTAGATAAAATTGAAGAGGTGCTGGGCTATGTTAGTATTGGCTACCCATTCGGTCTAACCGCATCCATCCTATTCGGACGGCATCATCAAGCCATTTTGCAGTCCGAGAAGCCAAAGCTATTCATCATGGGAACAAAAGACGGCTTCACAAGTGTAAAGCAGCTGCAAAATAAGCTCAAGTCGGCTGCAGGTCGAGTCGAGACTCACCTGATAGAAGGCATCGGCCATTTCCAGATGGAGGGTCCTGCATATGATGCTCAGATGGTAGATTTGATCGTGGAGTTCATCAAATCCTTGCAGAAGAAATAG